Proteins from one Triticum aestivum cultivar Chinese Spring chromosome 7A, IWGSC CS RefSeq v2.1, whole genome shotgun sequence genomic window:
- the LOC123151503 gene encoding ubiquinone biosynthesis O-methyltransferase, mitochondrial — MLRRVAPSLRRALAASAVPRGGCGARLPDPGLSSPHALPPQWRRWASAAAASSLPPPPPSPPQGPPRHAGGGSAASSLNPAEVAKFAAIAETWWDSQGPFKPLHLMNPTRLSFIRSTLCRHFRRDPYSAKPLEGLKVIDVGCGGGILSEPLARMGATVTGIDAVDKNIKIAHIHAASDPTTASIEYCCTTAEDLVKENKQFDAVISLEVIEHVANPLEFCKSLSALTAPNGATVISTINRSMRAYAAAIVGAEYILRWLPIGTHEWSKLVTPEELVLALQRASISVEEMAGFFYNPLTREWSLSDDTSINYIAYGIKKSEAPSATPQ, encoded by the exons ATGCTGCGCCGCGTCGCGCCGTCGCTCCGCCGAGccctcgccgcctccgccgtcccGCGCGGCGGCTGCGGCGCGCGCCTTCCCGACCCGGGCCTCTCATCTCCCCACGCCCTACCCCCGCAATGGCGCCGCTGGGCTTCCGCGGCCGCCGCGTCCTCgctcccgccgcctccgccgtccccTCCCCAGGGCCCGCCGCGGCACGCGGGCGGGGGGTCCGCCGCGTCCTCGCTGAACCCCGCCGAGGTGGCCAAGTTCGCCGCCATCGCCGAGACCTG GTGGGATTCTCAAGGTCCATTCAAACCATTGCATTTGATGAATCCGACAAGACTATCTTTTATTCGCTCCACACTCTGTAGACATTTCAG GAGGGATCCATATTCCGCTAAGCCACTTGAAggtcttaaagttattgatgttgGATGTGGAGGTGGCATTCTCTCAGAG CCTCTTGCTCGGATGGGAGCGACAGTTACTGGTATTGATGCTGTTGACAAGAATATAAAGATTGCGCACATTCATGCC GCATCTGATCCAACAACTGCTTCCATTGAGTATTGCTGCACAACCGCTG AGGATTTGGTAAAAgagaacaagcaatttgatgctgTAATTTCTCTTGAG GTGATTGAGCACGTCGCCAATCCTTTGGAGTTCTGCAAATCTCTATCAGCTTTGACAGCTCCTAATGGTGCCACTGTGATTTCTACAATCAACCGGTCAATGAGAGCATATGCGGCCGCCATTGTTGGTGCTGAGTATATTCTCAGATGG CTTCCTATAGGCACACATGAGTGGTCCAAACTAGTCACCCCCGAGGAGCTAGTCCTAGCACTGCAACGAGCCTCAATCTCC GTGGAGGAAATGGCAGGGTTCTTCTACAATCCGTTGACTAGAGAGTGGTCCCTGTCTGATGATACTAGTATAAACTACATTGCTTACGGCATCAAGAAAAGCGAAGCACCCTCAGCGACACCACAGTAG
- the LOC123152077 gene encoding transcription elongation factor 1 homolog, with product MGKRKSAAKPPPKKRMDKLDTVFSCPFCNHGSSVECRIDMKNLIGEANCRICQESFSTTVNALTEPIDIYSEWIDECERVNTVEDDDGA from the exons ATGGGGAAGAGAAAGTCAGCTGCTAAGCCACCCCCTAAGAAGCGGATGGACAAGCTCGACACGGTCTTTTCCTGCCCGTTCTGCAATCATGGGAGCAGTGTTGAATGCCGAAT TGATATGAAGAATCTGATTGGTGAGGCAAATTGTCGAATCTGCCAGGAAAGCTTCAGCACAACCGTAAACG CGCTGACTGAGCCTattgatat ATACAGCGAATGGATCGATGAGTGCGAGCGCGTCAACACTGTTGAAGATGATGATGGTGCATGA
- the LOC123150940 gene encoding pentatricopeptide repeat-containing protein At5g39710 gives MAPARQAAGASGSHHQHPVQHAHLAALLNPTPRTPPLPSPLRRRHLPLSPQAASRLAASFPPLPLLLALLSALRLLPSPPPPRPFDALIRAYASLPSPSLAAAALAFARSAGYAPSLPAYNAVLLALSDASLASARRFLEGSMLRAGVAPNVYTYNILVRALCARGRREEALAAVVDGDMRAAGCAPNAVTYNTLVAAFCRAGDVGGAERLVAAMREAGVRPSLVTFNTVVNGMCKAGRMEDARKVFDGMAREGLAPDGVSYNTLVSGYCKSGCLHEALTVFSEMSQKGVAPDVVTFTSLIHAMCSAGNLERAVALVGQMKERGLRMNEIAFTALIDGFCKNGFLDDALLALKEMRECRIKPSVVCYNALINGYCKLGRMEEAGQLVDEMEAKGVKPDVVTYSTILSGYCKIGDTDSAFELNRKMVKKGVVPDAITYSSLIRGLCEEKKLGDACELFEKMLQLGLQPDEFTYTTLIDGHCKEGDVEKALSLHDEMIKKGVLPDVVTYSVLIDGLSKSARTKEAQRLLFKLYYEDPVPDNIKYEALMRCCRKAEFKSVVALLKGFSMKGLMNEADKVYQSMLDRDWKLDGSVYGVLIHGHCRGGNVLKALNFHKKMLQCGFPPNSTSTISLVRGLFEEGMTVEADTVIQELLNCCSLADAETSKALIDLNRKEGNVDAVVDVLRGMTRDGLLPSSG, from the coding sequence ATGGCGCCCGCGCGGCAAGCGGCGGGCGCCTCCGGCAGCCACCACCAGCACCCGGTGCAGCACGCGCACCTCGCGGCGCTCCTCAACCCGACCCCGCGCACGCCGCCCCTCCCGTCCCCGCTCCGCCGGCGCCACCTCCCGCTCTCGCCCCAGGCCGCCTCCCGCCTCGCGGCCTCCTTCCCGCcgttgccgctcctcctcgcccTGCTCTCGGCGCTCCGCCTCCTCCCGTCCCCGCCACCACCGCGGCCCTTCGATGCGCTCATCAGGGCCtacgcctccctcccctccccgtCCCTCGCCGCCGCAGCGCTCGCGTTCGCCAGGTCGGCGGGCTACGCCCCCTCCCTCCCCGCCTACAACGCCGTGCTCCTCGCGCTCTCCGACGCCTCGCTCGCCTCCGCGCGGCGCTTCCTCGAGGGCTCCATGCTCCGAGCCGGCGTGGCCCCCAACGTGTACACCTACAACATCCTCGTCCGCGCGCTCTGCGCCCGCGGCCGCCGAGAGGAGGCGCTCGCCGCCGTCGTGGACGGCGACATGCGCGCCGCGGGGTGCGCGCCCAACGCCGTCACCTACAACACGCTCGTCGCCGCGTTCTGCAGGGCCGGGGACGTGGGCGGTGCGGAGAGGCTCGTCGCCGCGATGCGGGAGGCCGGCGTGAGGCCGAGCCTGGTGACGTTCAACACGGTGGTGAACGGGATGTGCAAGGCGGGGAGGATGGAggacgcccgcaaggtgttcgacggaATGGCGAGGGAGGGATTGGCCCCCGATGGGGTCAGTTATAACACCTTGGTGAGTGGGTACTGCAAGTCAGGCTGCCTGCATGAGGCACTGACGGTGTTCTCGGAGATGTCTCAGAAAGGGGTCGCGCCAGATGTTGTGACGTTCACGTCGCTTATCCACGCGATGTGCAGTGCTGGGAACTTGGAGCGGGCAGTTGCCCTGGTAGGGCAGATGAAGGAGAGGGGCCTCCGGATGAATGAGATCGCTTTCACAGCACTGATAGACGGGTTCTGCAAGAACGGGTTCTTGGATGACGCATTGCTCGCACTGAAGGAGATGAGGGAGTGCAGGATCAAGCCTTCGGTAGTGTGCTACAATGCGCTTATCAATGGTTACTGCAAGTTAGGAAGAATGGAAGAAGCGGGGCAGTTAGTCGATGAAATGGAGGCTAAAGGAGTGAAGCCTGACGTCGTTACATATAGTACAATTCTCAGTGGGTACTGTAAGATTGGTGATACAGATTCTGCATTTGAATTGAACCGGAAAATGGTGAAAAAAGGTGTGGTTCCAGATGCAATCACCTACTCATCGCTCATAAGGGGTCTTTGCGAGGAGAAAAAACTTGGTGATGCATGTGAACTCTTTGAGAAGATGCTTCAACTCGGCCTACAGCCTGATGAATTTACTTATACAACGCTGATTGATGGCCATTGCAAGGAGGGGGATGTTGAGAAAGCTCTTTCTCTGCACGATGAGATGATAAAGAAAGGAGTTCTCCCTGATGTTGTGACATACAGTGTGCTTATAGATGGGCTTAGCAAGTCAGCACGTACAAAGGAAGCACAACGGTTACTCTTTAAGCTGTACTACGAAGACCCTGTTCCAGACAATATTAAATATGAGGCCCTGATGCGTTGTTGCAGGAAAGCTGAGTTTAAGAGCGTGGTGGCTCTTCTTAAGGGATTTTCCATGAAAGGCTTGATGAATGAAGCTGACAAAGTTTACCAGTCAATGTTGGACAGAGATTGGAAGCTGGATGGTTCAGTGTATGGTGTACTCATTCATGGGCATTGTCGGGGAGGAAATGTTCTGAAGGCTCTCAACTTCCATAAGAAAATGCTGCAGTGTGGTTTTCCTCCTAATTCAACAAGCACCATTTCATTGGTTAGGGGCCTATTTGAAGAGGGGATGACTGTCGAAGCGGATACCGTGATTCAGGAGTTGCTGAATTGCTGTTCGCTAGCAGATGCAGAAACATCGAAGGCTCTTATTGATCTCAATCGGAAAGAAGGTAACGTGGACGCTGTGGTTGATGTCCTCCGTGGCATGACAAGGGATGGGCTACTTCCAAGCTCAGGGTGA
- the LOC123154347 gene encoding GDSL esterase/lipase At1g28600-like yields the protein MAMIGGTARDYSGSSMFTGYGVHLDGSMDSQMEALRRLLPSICGTRQSCKEYLAKSLFVFQLGENDYNIQLVNGSTVHEARKSIPSIVNTITSGVEKLIALGAVDIVVSNVAPMGCYPLYLNFFESSDKDDYNEYGCLRNHNALFDRHNSFLKNGLKKLQKKHQHTRIMHADLASHVYQMVQDPKRFGFGIETILMGCCGKANAPNGFDLLAMCGMDGSSICRDPGSHLTWDGMHLSDAANKLITEGWLSGMYCNPSILQ from the exons ATGGCCATGATCGGCGGCACCGCGCGCGACTACAGCGGCAGCAGCATGTTCACCGGCTACGGCGTGCACCTCGACGGCTCCATGGACAGCCAGATGGAGGCCCTCCGCCGGCTGCTGCCTTCCATCTGCGGGACACGGCAGA GTTGCAAGGAGTATTTGGCCAAGTCCCTGTTTGTGTTTCAGTTGGGGGAGAACGACTACAACATCCAGCTGGTGAATGGGTCCACGGTGCACGAGGCAAGAAAGAGCATACCCAGCATAGTCAACACCATCACATCCGGCGTAGAG AAATTAATCGCTCTCGGCGCGGTTGACATCGTGGTGTCAAACGTTGCTCCCATGGGGTGCTACCCGCTATACCTAAACTTCTTTGAGAGCTCCGACAAGGATGACTACAACGAGTACGGGTGCCTGAGAAACCACAACGCCTTGTTTGATAGGCACAACTCTTTCCTCAAGAACGGGCTCAAAAAGCTTCAAAAGAAGCATCAACACACAAGGATCATGCATGCTGACCTCGCGAGCCACGTCTACCAAATGGTGCAGGATCCCAAAAGGTTTG GCTTTGGTATTGAGACCATACTTATGGGATGTTGTGGAAAGGCCAATGCGCCAAACGGATTTGATCTGCTTGCAATGTGCGGGATGGATGGCTCGAGCATCTGCCGTGACCCGGGCAGCCACCTAACCTGGGACGGTATGCACCTTAGCGACGCTGCCAACAAACTGATCACCGAGGGCTGGCTAAGTGGCATGTACTGCAACCCATCGATTCTGCAGTGA